The Phycicoccus sp. M110.8 genome includes a window with the following:
- a CDS encoding histidine phosphatase family protein — translation MTSAGDDKVLLLLRHAKAEQVLGKPDHERELTGRGRRDATAAGRWLHEQGLGAELVLCSTATRTRQTWEWAARGGACGESVQYDSTLYGGGTQGVLQTVRELGGEASVVLVVGHNPTMAVLASSLAEGDGSVLAHECLAEGFPTSSVAVLRYAGAWEHLDTGSARLERCHTARG, via the coding sequence ATGACCAGTGCCGGCGACGACAAGGTGCTCCTGCTCCTTCGGCACGCCAAGGCAGAGCAGGTCCTCGGCAAGCCCGACCACGAGCGCGAGCTGACCGGTCGGGGCCGGCGCGACGCCACCGCCGCCGGCCGGTGGCTGCACGAGCAGGGTCTGGGTGCCGAGCTGGTGCTGTGCTCCACCGCGACCCGCACCCGCCAGACCTGGGAGTGGGCGGCCCGGGGCGGAGCCTGCGGCGAGTCAGTGCAGTACGACTCGACCCTCTACGGCGGCGGGACGCAGGGGGTCCTGCAGACGGTCCGCGAGCTCGGTGGGGAGGCCTCGGTCGTCCTCGTCGTCGGCCACAACCCGACCATGGCGGTGCTGGCGAGCTCGCTCGCGGAGGGGGACGGGTCGGTGCTGGCGCACGAGTGCCTGGCCGAGGGCTTCCCGACCTCGTCGGTCGCGGTGCTGCGCTACGCCGGGGCGTGGGAGCACCTGGACACGGGGTCGGCGCGGCTCGAGCGGTGCCACACGGCGCGCGGGTGA
- a CDS encoding YhgE/Pip domain-containing protein: MTAVRLALTELRRLTAGRLPRAALVAMLLVPTLYGGLYLYANKDPYGGLAQVPAAVVVEDSGTTLANGERLAVGDRVADELVRSHSFDWHRVGRQQAHDGVSDGRYDFALVVPADFSAALASSAEFTPRQAELRLETNDANGYLARTIANQVVAQVTKSVASEVSSTAANQLLTGFTTIHGKVKDAADGAGQLADGLSQADDGAHRLADGADSLVAGEKKLVSGSDQLAQGASKVASGADQLASGATDLHAGLQTLDQRTATLPADTRRLADGAHQVADGNAKVAAAGAQVAAASNAFVADVTTSQGDLADRLRAAGFTDTQVQQVLDAAQQLSGPVTSANGQVQTASQQLDQLSAGAAQVAAGADRLAAAAGPLHDGIARADNGSARLASGANDLAAGNRALASGASDLATGQRAALDGATKLDSGAGDLATGLDRLQQGATKLRDGLQQGLRSIPDPSPEARKAVAQTLGNPVGVQGSSLASASSYGAGLAPFFLSLALWIGGYVLFLLVKPLSARALAAGQPSWRTALGGWLAPAVLGVVQSVLVYAVVVRGVGIGAEHPLLLIAFMAVVSLAFVMVLHALAARLGAPGKFLGLVFMVLQLVSAGGTFPWQTLPGPLHPLHHVLPMSYAVDGIRRLMYGGSLDHLAVDLGVLAAYLVGGFLVSTVAARRAGTWTALRVKPELAI, from the coding sequence GTGACCGCCGTCCGCCTCGCCCTGACCGAGCTGCGCCGGCTCACCGCGGGCCGCCTGCCGCGCGCCGCCCTCGTCGCGATGCTGCTCGTCCCCACCCTCTACGGCGGCCTGTACCTCTACGCCAACAAGGACCCCTACGGCGGCCTCGCGCAGGTCCCCGCCGCCGTCGTCGTCGAGGACTCGGGCACCACCCTCGCCAACGGGGAGCGCCTCGCCGTCGGCGACCGGGTGGCCGACGAGCTGGTGCGGTCGCACAGCTTCGACTGGCACCGCGTCGGGCGGCAGCAGGCCCACGACGGGGTCTCCGACGGCCGCTACGACTTCGCGCTCGTGGTCCCGGCGGACTTCTCCGCAGCCCTGGCGTCGAGCGCGGAGTTCACGCCGCGCCAGGCCGAGCTGCGCCTGGAGACCAACGACGCCAACGGCTACCTCGCCCGCACCATCGCGAACCAGGTCGTCGCCCAGGTGACGAAGTCGGTGGCCTCCGAGGTGAGCTCCACCGCCGCCAACCAGCTCCTGACCGGCTTCACGACGATCCACGGCAAGGTCAAGGACGCTGCCGACGGCGCGGGGCAGCTCGCCGACGGGCTCTCGCAGGCCGACGACGGCGCCCACCGGCTGGCCGACGGCGCCGACAGCCTCGTCGCGGGGGAGAAGAAGCTCGTGAGCGGCAGCGACCAGCTCGCGCAGGGTGCGTCGAAGGTCGCGTCCGGGGCCGACCAGCTCGCCTCCGGCGCGACCGACCTGCACGCGGGCCTGCAGACGCTCGACCAGCGCACCGCGACCCTGCCCGCCGACACACGGCGCCTCGCGGACGGTGCGCACCAGGTGGCCGACGGCAACGCCAAGGTCGCGGCTGCGGGCGCACAGGTCGCCGCTGCCTCGAACGCCTTCGTCGCCGACGTGACGACCAGCCAGGGGGACCTCGCCGACAGGCTCCGTGCCGCGGGGTTCACCGACACCCAGGTGCAGCAGGTGCTCGACGCGGCGCAGCAGCTGAGCGGCCCGGTCACGAGTGCCAACGGCCAGGTGCAGACGGCGTCGCAGCAGCTGGACCAGCTCTCCGCCGGGGCCGCGCAGGTGGCCGCGGGCGCCGACCGGCTCGCTGCGGCGGCCGGTCCGCTCCACGACGGCATCGCCCGGGCGGACAACGGCAGCGCGCGCCTGGCGTCGGGAGCCAACGACCTCGCCGCCGGCAACCGGGCCCTGGCCTCGGGCGCGTCGGACCTGGCCACCGGCCAGCGTGCGGCCCTCGACGGCGCGACGAAGCTCGACTCCGGCGCCGGCGACCTCGCCACCGGCCTCGACCGGCTCCAGCAGGGCGCCACGAAGCTCCGCGACGGGCTGCAGCAGGGCCTCAGGTCGATCCCCGACCCGAGCCCGGAGGCGCGCAAGGCCGTCGCCCAGACCCTCGGCAACCCGGTGGGCGTGCAGGGCAGCTCGCTGGCGTCGGCGTCGAGCTACGGAGCCGGACTGGCCCCGTTCTTCCTCAGCCTCGCGCTGTGGATCGGCGGCTACGTGCTCTTCCTGCTCGTCAAGCCGCTGTCGGCCCGGGCGCTCGCCGCCGGCCAGCCGAGCTGGCGCACGGCCCTGGGCGGCTGGCTCGCGCCGGCAGTCCTCGGGGTGGTCCAGTCGGTCCTCGTGTATGCCGTGGTGGTGCGGGGCGTGGGCATCGGCGCCGAGCACCCGCTGCTGCTCATCGCCTTCATGGCCGTGGTGTCCCTGGCCTTCGTCATGGTGCTGCACGCGCTCGCCGCCCGGCTGGGCGCACCGGGCAAGTTCCTCGGCCTGGTCTTCATGGTGCTCCAGCTCGTGAGCGCCGGCGGCACGTTCCCGTGGCAGACCCTCCCGGGGCCGCTGCACCCGCTGCACCACGTGCTGCCCATGTCCTACGCGGTCGACGGCATCCGCCGCCTGATGTACGGCGGCTCGCTCGACCACCTGGCCGTCGACCTCGGCGTCCTCGCGGCATACCTCGTCGGCGGGTTCCTCGTGTCCACCGTCGCCGCGCGCCGCGCGGGCACCTGGACGGCCCTGCGGGTCAAGCCCGAGCTGGCCATCTGA
- a CDS encoding TetR/AcrR family transcriptional regulator, protein MATANADQGKPRSHRRQATRDRLLAAAGEVFAERGFHGASVEDICERAGFTRGAFYSNFTDKDELVTELYAQHSRRLRTAVTEVASRPGLTLPDLLDAVVDVWAGDPEERRRWHLLTTEFGLHALRDEQARRAWAAIQADVRSGLAEVVDGIVRSHDLHPTVSTDRFVRLVTMVLQGGLAQHLLEPDQVGPGELEREFLPLVTAAATEGAGAARGGRAGR, encoded by the coding sequence ATGGCCACCGCCAACGCAGACCAGGGCAAGCCGCGCTCACACCGCCGGCAGGCCACCCGCGACCGGCTCCTCGCCGCGGCCGGAGAGGTCTTCGCCGAGCGCGGCTTCCACGGCGCGAGCGTCGAGGACATCTGCGAGCGTGCCGGTTTCACCCGGGGCGCGTTCTACTCGAACTTCACCGACAAGGACGAGCTCGTCACCGAGCTCTACGCCCAGCACTCGCGGCGGCTGCGGACGGCCGTCACCGAGGTCGCGTCGCGACCCGGGCTGACCCTGCCCGACCTGCTCGACGCCGTCGTCGACGTGTGGGCGGGCGACCCGGAGGAGCGCCGCCGCTGGCACCTGCTGACGACCGAGTTCGGGTTGCACGCGCTGCGCGACGAGCAGGCCCGGCGCGCATGGGCCGCGATCCAGGCCGACGTGCGCTCGGGGCTCGCGGAGGTCGTCGACGGCATCGTCCGCAGCCACGACCTGCACCCGACGGTGTCGACCGACCGCTTCGTCCGCTTGGTGACGATGGTGCTGCAGGGCGGCCTGGCGCAGCACCTGCTCGAGCCCGACCAGGTCGGCCCGGGCGAGCTCGAGCGGGAGTTCCTGCCCCTGGTGACCGCCGCGGCCACCGAGGGCGCCGGGGCGGCAAGAGGGGGTCGCGCGGGCCGCTAG
- a CDS encoding PLP-dependent cysteine synthase family protein, with amino-acid sequence MAKAPALLDVVPRQPADRAWLDEAVRRIQADANRSADTHLISVPVPGLPGIDLYLKDESTHPTGSLKHRLARSLFLYALCNGELHRGTTVIEASSGSTAVSEAYFARMLDLPFVAVMARSTSPEKIALIEREGGRCHLVDDAGEVYDVARRLADELGGHYLDQFTYAERATDWRGNNNIAESVFEQMTRERHPVPTWVVVGAGTGGTCATIGRFVRYRSLATQVCVVDPENSAFLPAFAGDDEGVARACGSRIEGIGRPRVEPSFVPAVVDRMMLVPDVASVAAMRFLAERTGLRAGCSTGTNLYGALRLACEMAERGEEGSIVSLLCDGADRYAGTYLCDDWVAERGWDLQGPTATLRRAWDEGVWDEA; translated from the coding sequence ATGGCGAAGGCACCCGCACTGCTCGACGTCGTCCCCCGGCAGCCGGCCGACCGCGCTTGGCTCGACGAGGCCGTCCGGCGGATCCAGGCGGACGCCAACCGCAGCGCCGACACCCACCTCATCTCGGTCCCGGTCCCCGGCCTGCCCGGCATCGACCTGTACCTCAAGGACGAGTCGACCCACCCCACCGGCAGCCTCAAGCACCGGCTGGCCCGGTCGCTGTTCCTCTACGCCCTCTGCAACGGCGAGCTGCACCGGGGCACGACCGTCATCGAGGCGTCGAGCGGGTCGACGGCCGTGTCGGAGGCCTACTTCGCGCGCATGCTCGACCTGCCCTTCGTGGCGGTCATGGCCCGCAGCACCAGCCCGGAGAAGATCGCCCTCATCGAGCGCGAGGGTGGCCGCTGCCACCTGGTCGACGACGCCGGCGAGGTGTACGACGTCGCCCGGCGCCTCGCCGACGAGCTCGGCGGGCACTACCTCGACCAGTTCACCTACGCCGAGCGCGCCACCGATTGGCGCGGCAACAACAACATCGCCGAGTCGGTCTTCGAGCAGATGACCCGCGAGCGCCACCCCGTGCCGACCTGGGTGGTCGTGGGTGCGGGCACCGGCGGCACCTGCGCGACGATCGGACGGTTCGTGCGCTACCGCAGCCTGGCCACGCAGGTGTGCGTCGTCGACCCGGAGAACTCCGCCTTCCTCCCGGCCTTCGCAGGTGACGACGAGGGCGTGGCGCGGGCGTGCGGCTCGCGCATCGAGGGCATCGGGCGGCCACGCGTGGAACCGAGCTTCGTCCCCGCCGTCGTCGACCGGATGATGCTGGTCCCCGACGTCGCCTCGGTGGCGGCGATGCGGTTCCTGGCCGAGCGCACCGGGCTGCGCGCGGGCTGCTCGACGGGCACCAACCTCTACGGCGCGCTGCGGCTCGCGTGCGAGATGGCCGAGCGCGGCGAGGAGGGCAGCATCGTGTCGCTGCTGTGCGACGGCGCCGACCGGTATGCCGGGACGTACCTGTGCGACGACTGGGTCGCCGAGCGCGGGTGGGACCTCCAGGGCCCGACCGCCACCCTGCGCCGCGCCTGGGACGAGGGCGTCTGGGACGAGGCCTGA
- a CDS encoding MoaD/ThiS family protein: MTVRVVLPGLLRDLADGAAELPVEVADGAVLSEVLDRAFEPWPVLARRVRDERGEIRRHVNVFVDGEDAKRLEGVATPVAGTATVHVVNAVSGG, translated from the coding sequence GTGACGGTCCGTGTGGTGCTGCCGGGCCTGCTGCGCGACCTGGCCGACGGAGCGGCCGAGCTGCCGGTCGAGGTCGCCGACGGCGCGGTGCTGTCGGAGGTGCTCGACCGCGCGTTCGAGCCGTGGCCGGTGCTGGCGCGCCGGGTCCGGGACGAGCGCGGCGAGATCCGCCGGCACGTGAACGTGTTCGTCGACGGGGAGGACGCCAAGCGGCTCGAGGGTGTCGCGACGCCGGTCGCCGGGACCGCGACCGTGCACGTCGTCAACGCCGTCTCCGGCGGCTAG
- a CDS encoding sialidase family protein: MSETIVGIGTRKGLWLARSEDRREWRLEGPHFLMSEVLSLLFDTRQEPTRLLVGFRSSHWGPSLQHSDDLGQTWVEHPDGSIQFPADTDTALKATWQLVADPHDPTVVWAGTEPQGLWRSADRGETFELNRGLWEHPHRPQWGEGFGGGAIHTVLPSPADPDSMLVAMSTGGVYNTTDGGASWNPGNTGIHAYFMPHDEWPEFGQCVHKVARDSATPTRLYAQNHKGVYRSDDNGVTWTSIEEGLPTNFGMTAVANPARGDSVWLVPIASDGERIPPNAQLQVARSDDAGATWRELTTGLPHSWTNVLRDAAGTDTSEQPGLYVGTRNGEVYASTDEGETFERIATQLPDVLVVRAVTLP, translated from the coding sequence ATGAGCGAGACCATCGTCGGGATCGGGACGCGCAAGGGGCTGTGGCTGGCACGCAGCGAGGACCGGCGGGAGTGGCGGCTCGAGGGCCCGCACTTCCTGATGAGCGAGGTGCTATCGCTCCTGTTCGACACCCGACAGGAGCCCACCCGGCTGCTCGTGGGCTTCCGCTCGTCCCACTGGGGCCCGTCGCTGCAGCACTCCGACGACCTGGGGCAGACGTGGGTCGAGCACCCCGACGGCTCGATCCAGTTCCCGGCTGACACCGACACCGCGCTCAAGGCCACTTGGCAGCTGGTCGCCGACCCCCACGACCCCACGGTCGTCTGGGCCGGCACCGAGCCTCAGGGCCTGTGGCGCAGCGCGGACCGGGGTGAGACGTTCGAGCTCAACCGCGGGCTGTGGGAGCACCCGCACCGGCCGCAGTGGGGCGAGGGCTTCGGCGGCGGAGCGATCCACACGGTGCTGCCGAGCCCGGCCGACCCCGACTCGATGCTCGTGGCCATGAGCACCGGCGGCGTCTACAACACCACCGACGGCGGCGCGTCCTGGAACCCGGGCAACACCGGCATCCACGCCTACTTCATGCCGCACGACGAGTGGCCCGAGTTCGGCCAGTGCGTGCACAAGGTCGCCCGCGACTCGGCGACCCCGACCCGGCTCTACGCGCAGAACCACAAGGGCGTCTACCGCTCCGACGACAACGGCGTCACGTGGACCTCGATCGAGGAGGGCCTGCCGACCAACTTCGGGATGACGGCGGTGGCCAACCCTGCGCGCGGCGACTCGGTCTGGCTCGTGCCGATCGCCTCCGACGGCGAACGGATCCCGCCGAACGCGCAGCTGCAGGTCGCGCGGTCCGACGACGCCGGCGCCACCTGGCGCGAGCTGACGACCGGGCTCCCGCACAGCTGGACCAACGTGCTGCGCGACGCCGCGGGCACCGACACCTCCGAGCAGCCCGGGCTGTACGTCGGCACCCGCAACGGCGAGGTCTACGCCTCGACGGACGAGGGTGAGACGTTCGAGCGGATCGCGACGCAGCTGCCCGACGTGCTCGTTGTCCGGGCGGTCACGCTGCCGTGA
- a CDS encoding 2-hydroxyacid dehydrogenase, with protein MVLVTLPGQEWVDAVGPVPGLELGVWDLSEPHPRAKEVRVVVPPYLGAGPRLPVLSTLPDLDLVQLLTAGYDGVPDLLPPGARLANAAGVHDASTAELAVALTLASLRDVPDFVVAQREHRWLPTTMHPALADKRVLVVGYGSIGRAIAARLTPFEVTVTAVASRARAGDELVRSVHGVDELPDLLPQHDVVILIVPLSEVTAGLVDDAFLAAMPDGSLLVNVARGGVVDTDALVRHARAGRIRAALDVTDPEPLPEDHPLWDLPGVLITPHVGGASSAFTPRATRLLREQLGAYAAGLPLRNLVHP; from the coding sequence ATGGTGCTCGTGACGCTGCCGGGGCAGGAGTGGGTCGACGCGGTGGGTCCCGTGCCCGGGCTGGAGCTGGGCGTGTGGGACCTGTCCGAGCCGCACCCGCGGGCGAAGGAGGTGCGTGTCGTGGTGCCGCCGTACCTCGGGGCCGGGCCCCGGCTGCCCGTGCTGTCGACGCTCCCGGACCTCGACCTGGTGCAGCTGCTCACCGCCGGCTACGACGGCGTCCCGGACCTGCTGCCCCCCGGTGCGCGGCTGGCGAACGCCGCGGGCGTCCACGACGCCTCGACGGCGGAGCTGGCGGTGGCCCTGACGCTGGCGTCGCTGCGCGACGTCCCGGACTTCGTCGTCGCCCAGCGAGAGCACCGCTGGCTGCCCACGACGATGCACCCGGCGCTCGCCGACAAGCGCGTGCTCGTCGTCGGGTACGGCTCGATCGGCAGGGCCATCGCGGCCCGCCTGACCCCGTTCGAGGTCACGGTCACGGCGGTGGCCTCCCGCGCCCGCGCCGGCGACGAGCTGGTCCGCTCGGTGCACGGCGTCGACGAGCTGCCCGACCTGCTGCCCCAGCACGACGTCGTGATCCTCATCGTGCCGCTGAGCGAGGTCACGGCGGGCCTGGTCGACGACGCCTTCCTCGCGGCGATGCCCGATGGGTCACTGCTCGTGAACGTCGCGCGAGGCGGCGTGGTCGACACCGACGCCCTCGTGCGGCACGCCCGCGCGGGCCGGATCCGGGCGGCCCTCGACGTCACCGACCCCGAGCCGCTGCCCGAGGACCACCCGCTGTGGGACCTCCCGGGCGTGCTCATCACACCGCACGTCGGGGGTGCGTCGAGCGCCTTCACGCCGCGCGCCACCCGACTCCTGCGGGAGCAGCTGGGGGCGTATGCCGCGGGCCTGCCGCTGCGCAACCTCGTGCACCCCTAG
- a CDS encoding PQQ-dependent sugar dehydrogenase: protein MPPRPTTRAVRALAAGSAVVVTLLAATGCSGSPASDGTVTAPSLTTTRAGEGGTSGTTPPSSTAPSSGTPSSGTGSSTGTPSTGATAARPAVVTVARDLDVPWAVAFLPDGSALVTLRDRAQLLHVREGSAPVVLGTVPGVAPAGEGGLLGVAVSPTFARDHRVFVYYTGEQDNRVVRLTFADGRATSFTPVLTGIPKAGFHNGGRLAFGPDGYLYVTTGDAGNRPAAQDKGALGGKILRVTQDGAAAPGNPFGTRVWSYGHRNVQGIAWAPDGRMYASEFGQDTWDELNLIQPGRNYGWPVVEGRAGRAGYTDPLVQWPTSQASPSGIAIADGSVWMAALRGRSLWRIPLQGNGVGTPQRLLEGRYGRLRDVVSAGSGRLWVVTSNTFRGNPGPQDDRILDVAISSLR from the coding sequence ATGCCGCCGCGCCCCACCACCCGCGCCGTGCGGGCCCTCGCAGCGGGGTCCGCCGTGGTCGTGACCCTGCTGGCCGCGACCGGCTGCAGCGGGTCCCCCGCGTCCGACGGGACGGTCACCGCACCCTCCCTCACGACGACCCGGGCCGGGGAGGGCGGCACGTCCGGCACCACCCCGCCATCGAGCACCGCGCCGTCGAGCGGCACCCCGTCGTCGGGCACGGGCTCGTCGACCGGGACGCCCTCGACCGGCGCCACCGCGGCCCGCCCGGCCGTCGTCACCGTGGCTCGCGACCTCGACGTCCCGTGGGCGGTCGCGTTCCTGCCGGACGGCTCCGCACTGGTCACCCTGCGCGACCGGGCGCAGCTGCTGCACGTCCGCGAGGGATCGGCGCCCGTGGTCCTCGGCACCGTCCCCGGGGTCGCGCCCGCCGGTGAGGGCGGCCTGCTGGGCGTCGCGGTGTCGCCGACCTTCGCGCGCGACCACCGCGTCTTCGTCTACTACACCGGGGAGCAGGACAACCGGGTCGTGCGGCTGACGTTCGCCGACGGGAGGGCGACGTCGTTCACACCGGTGCTCACCGGCATACCGAAGGCCGGGTTCCACAACGGCGGGCGCCTCGCGTTCGGGCCGGACGGGTACCTCTACGTCACCACGGGCGACGCGGGCAACCGGCCCGCGGCGCAGGACAAGGGCGCGCTCGGCGGCAAGATCCTGCGGGTCACGCAGGACGGTGCGGCGGCCCCCGGCAACCCGTTCGGCACGCGCGTGTGGAGCTACGGGCACCGCAATGTCCAGGGCATCGCGTGGGCCCCCGACGGGCGCATGTATGCCAGCGAGTTCGGCCAGGACACGTGGGACGAGCTCAACCTCATCCAGCCCGGGCGCAACTACGGCTGGCCGGTGGTCGAGGGCCGGGCGGGTCGGGCCGGGTACACCGACCCGCTCGTGCAGTGGCCGACGTCGCAGGCCTCACCGAGCGGCATCGCGATCGCGGACGGGTCGGTCTGGATGGCGGCCCTGCGAGGTCGTTCGCTGTGGCGGATCCCGTTGCAGGGCAACGGCGTCGGGACGCCGCAGCGGCTGCTGGAAGGGCGCTACGGGCGGCTGCGCGACGTCGTGTCGGCGGGCAGCGGCCGGCTCTGGGTGGTCACGAGCAACACGTTCCGCGGCAACCCCGGCCCGCAGGACGACCGGATCCTCGACGTGGCCATCTCCTCCCTGCGCTGA
- the gatB gene encoding Asp-tRNA(Asn)/Glu-tRNA(Gln) amidotransferase subunit GatB — protein sequence MTTTVTDEVVDYDEAIDRYDPVMGLEVHVELNTATKMFCGCATGFGAEPNSQVCPVCLGLPGALPVVNEKAVESAIRIGLALNCEIAQWCRFARKNYFYPDMPKNFQTSQYDEPIAFNGYLDVEVPAEHGSGTEVFRVEIERAHMEEDTGKSLHIGGSTGRIHGADYSLVDYNRAGIPLIEIVTKPITGAGSRAPEVARAYVGALRDLLRALGVSDVKMEQGSLRCDANVSLRARAGEPTSEEQAAVPLGTRTETKNVNSLRSVERAVRYEISRHAAILDAGGSILQETRHWHEDTGVTTSGRPKSDADDYRYFPEPDLVPVAPTRETVEELRATLPEPPAQRRKRLQSDWGYSDLEMRDVVNAGAVELIEETVAAGASPAAARKWWLGDLARRANADGVAVADLGVTAEHIAELDGLVRDGRLNDSMARQVLDGVVAGEGTPTQVADARGLELVQDDGALEAAVDKVIEGNPDVAQKIRDGKVQAAGALIGQVMKEMKGQADAGRARELILAKLT from the coding sequence ATGACCACCACCGTCACCGACGAGGTCGTCGACTACGACGAGGCGATCGACCGGTACGACCCGGTCATGGGCCTCGAGGTCCACGTCGAGCTCAACACCGCGACCAAGATGTTCTGCGGCTGCGCCACCGGCTTCGGCGCCGAGCCGAACAGCCAGGTGTGCCCGGTGTGCCTCGGCCTGCCCGGCGCCCTGCCGGTCGTCAACGAGAAGGCCGTCGAGTCGGCGATCCGGATCGGCCTGGCGCTCAACTGCGAGATCGCGCAGTGGTGCCGCTTCGCCCGGAAGAACTACTTCTACCCGGACATGCCGAAGAACTTCCAGACCAGCCAGTACGACGAGCCGATCGCCTTCAACGGCTACCTCGACGTCGAGGTTCCGGCCGAGCACGGCAGCGGCACCGAGGTCTTCCGGGTCGAGATCGAGCGCGCCCACATGGAGGAGGACACCGGCAAGTCGCTGCACATCGGCGGCTCGACCGGCCGCATCCACGGCGCGGACTACTCGCTCGTCGACTACAACCGGGCCGGCATCCCGCTCATCGAGATCGTCACCAAGCCGATCACCGGCGCCGGCTCGCGGGCGCCGGAGGTGGCCCGCGCGTACGTCGGCGCGCTGCGCGACCTGCTGCGCGCGCTCGGCGTCTCCGACGTGAAGATGGAGCAGGGCTCGCTGCGCTGCGACGCCAACGTCTCGCTCCGCGCGCGGGCCGGCGAGCCGACGAGCGAGGAGCAGGCGGCGGTGCCGCTCGGTACCCGCACCGAGACCAAGAACGTCAACTCGCTGCGGTCGGTCGAGCGCGCGGTCCGCTACGAGATCTCGCGGCACGCGGCGATCCTCGACGCGGGCGGCTCGATCCTGCAGGAGACCCGGCACTGGCACGAGGACACCGGCGTGACCACGTCGGGGCGTCCCAAGTCCGACGCCGACGACTACCGGTACTTCCCGGAGCCCGACCTCGTCCCGGTGGCCCCGACCCGCGAGACGGTCGAGGAGCTGCGGGCCACCCTGCCCGAGCCCCCGGCGCAGCGCCGCAAGCGGCTCCAGTCCGACTGGGGCTACAGCGACCTCGAGATGCGCGACGTCGTCAACGCCGGCGCGGTCGAGCTCATCGAGGAGACCGTGGCGGCCGGCGCGAGCCCGGCGGCTGCCCGCAAGTGGTGGCTCGGCGACCTGGCCCGGCGCGCGAACGCCGACGGTGTCGCGGTCGCGGACCTCGGCGTCACGGCCGAGCACATCGCCGAGCTCGACGGGCTGGTCCGCGACGGCCGCCTCAACGACTCGATGGCCCGGCAGGTCCTCGACGGCGTCGTCGCCGGCGAGGGAACGCCGACGCAGGTCGCCGACGCGCGCGGGCTCGAGCTCGTGCAGGACGACGGTGCGCTCGAGGCGGCGGTCGACAAGGTCATCGAGGGCAACCCCGACGTCGCCCAGAAGATCCGCGACGGCAAGGTGCAGGCCGCCGGCGCGCTCATCGGCCAGGTCATGAAGGAGATGAAGGGCCAGGCCGACGCCGGCAGGGCCCGCGAGCTCATCCTCGCCAAGCTCACCTGA